The segment AAATGCCGTCGAGGTTGAGGTCGAAGGGCTCGGGGCAGTTGCTGGGCAGCAGCATCGCCGAGGCGGCGAGCGGGAGTGCGCAGGCCGCGGCGATGGCGGCGAGGGTGGAATGCTTGATCATTGGTGGGTGGTCCTGAGTCGATCGCAATATCAGCAGCTGCCGCCGCTCAGCACACGGAAGAACGCCTCGATGTCGCCGTCGGTTGCAACATCGCCGTCGGCGTTGAAGTCGGCCGACCCACAGGTGGGGCAACAGGTGCCGCCGATGCAGGCGAAGAACGCCTCGATGTCCTGGTCGGTGCCGGAGTCGCCATCGCCGTTGAAGTCGGAGGTCCCGCCCGGCGGAGTGCCGGGGGCGCGGAGGCGGACGATGGCGGGCACACCGTTGATGTGCACGGAGATGTAGACCGAGAGCTTGCCGTCGGCGCTCGCCATCTCGCTGATCGCGGCCACGGGGGCGATGTAGGTGACGACCTTGTCGCCTTCCGGCGTGCCGTCGCCGTCGGTGTCGACGGTGTCGTTGACCTTGAGGATGGGGGCGCCGTTGAGGAACGCCGCAAGGGTCACCACGCTGGCGCCGGGCTCGCGGGCGCCCCAGACCATCAGCAGGTCGTTGGTGAGGTTGAGCTTGAGCACCATGGGGGACCCTGACAGCACCAGGCCGCCGACGGTCGCTCCTTCACGGAACGCCAGCTGGTTGTTGACAATGACCAGCGAGTCCTGATCCTCGGAGTCGATCACATCAGCGGCCACGGCCCAGCGCTGCGGGTGGTTGCACCCGGGCACCTCGCCCGCGGCCGGCAGGTAGAAGCGGCGGACCGGATAGCCGTTCCAGGTGCCGCTCTGGCTGATGAGCGTGTGGTTGTTGTCGGGTGAGTTCTCCGGGGCCGCGAGGTTGCGGTTGATCACCCGCCACTCCCCCGCGCCCGCGTACCCGCGGTCGACCGCCACCACGGCGAGGATCTGCGAACCCAGCGGTGAGACCGAGAACGCTTCGATCGACGCGGAGGCGCCGATGACGGCCGCGTCGGGCTCAACGGTGTCGCCGCCGGCGAGGATGCGGGTTGGCGTCATCCCCATGAAGACGCCGCGGTTGACGGCGGCCCCGCGCTGCTGATCGGCCTCGCCGCCGAGCCAGTAGGGCGTGCCGGTTTTGGTGATGCCGGGCCGGCTGAGGAAACGCCAGCGGCGAGTGGCAGACAGCCCCGTGGGCATGGGCTCGCCCTCGATGTGGACAGGCCCAACCAGGTCAGGAGCGCCGAACCACATCGAGTCGAAGAAGCGCCGCATGTAGCTGAACTGCCGGTTCGCACCCGGCACCGGCGAGAGCTCGATGCTCATGGACAGCACGCCCGCGCTGCTGATCCCCAGGCACGACTCGATCCGAGCGGGGTGGTAGTCGGCGGTGCGCTTGGTTTGTGAGTAGTCGTGGATTGCTGACGTCGCACCGCGGTCATCACTCGTCCATAGCACCGTGCGAGTCGCTCGATCGTCGACATTCTTCTGAACGACCGCGGCGGCGTGGTCGCCGGCGGCGGCAAGCGCCTTGATGCGCGCGGCCTCCTGATACTGATGCATCGCCGCAAAGTCGGCCACCTGCGTCGGCCCATCGCCGGCCATCGCAACCGCCGACATCGCAACGGCCGCGCCAAAGAAGCTGAACTGTTTGATCACGCTCCGCCCTCCAAATGCAGGTGCACACAGTCGCACGCACGTTTGTGCGTCGCAGAGCAGATTGGAAGTGGTGGAAGCGGGGTTAGGGGCGGGGCTCAGCCGCTTGGGCTTTCTTTATACAGCTTTCATCTGTACTGCTGGTGCAGCGGGGTCAGCAAATTGGAAGATTAGTTGCACGGCCTCTGGAGAAACCCGGCGGTAAGTGTCGACGGATGAACTCGTTAGAGCCTGCAGGATGCGTACCTGAGTGTCTGGGTTTTTTTCTCAACCCGCGACCACGCTTAGGGGATCGCTCAAAGTTTGTGAGCGCAGCCCGATCCGCTGACTTGGGTCGGTAATGCGGAATTTCCGAGCCAACGGGGAGCATTTCCGCCCAACGCGGAGCCCGTTGGCCCCGACGCGGGACTTTTCCGGCCAACGCGGAACAAGTCAGCCCCGACGCGGGGTAAATCAGCCCTGAAAAGTTGCGTTGTGGCCCCAACGCGGGGCTCGTCGGGGCCATTTTCCATCGTGTCGGCGGCAACAACCCGCGCTGCGCGGCGGCAGCGGCGTTATTCGCGGACCAGGGCAGCAGGGCGGTGGTTATCGCGCCTGTCGCGCGCCTCGGCGCTCAGAGGATCTCAACGACCTTGTACATCTTCACGCCCCGCGGGGCGTTGTAGCGGACGATGTCGCCCACGCGGGTCTTGAGCAGGGCCTCGCCCATCGGGCTGGTGGCGGTGACCTCGTCGTACTCGTCGTTCTCGGTCCCCGAGAAGTCGCCCACCAGCTTGATGGTCTCCTTCTTGCCCTTGGGGGTGCTCTCGTCGGTCATTTCCTGGAGACGCACGGTGGAGCCGATGAACACCACGCCCTCGACCGCCTTGGCCATCTTCTCGTCGATGACGCTCATGTTCGACAGCCGTTCCTGGAGGCGGCGGATTTCCGACTCTTCGATGCCCTGCTGCTCGCGGGCGGCGTGGTAGTCGCCGTTCTCCTTGAGGTCGCCCAGGGCGCGGGCCTCGGCGATGCGGGTGGAGAGGACGGCGCGGTTGTTCACAAGGGCCGCCAGGCGGGCCTCGATCTGCTCTCGTTCGGCCTTGGTCACCAGTTCCATCGCGCGTTCCTCTGCGGGCCGTTGGCCGCCCGCGGTTGGGTCGGTACAGAAAGAAACCCCCGGGGCGTCCTTTCTGGAAGAAGGCCCCGGGGCGTCCCCACAATCTAGGCCACAACGCCGGTCCGTGCCACTCAGCCGGGTTCACCCGGTGTGCGGCCGCCCTTCACTGCGCCACGGCCCGCGATCAAGGCCGCGCCCCAGGTGAGCAGTCCGCCGGCCCAAGCGAGGACAACGCCGGCCCAGTGGCGTGCATCGATCGCTGCGGTCTGTCCGGTCCACGAGCGGTCCCGCGTGATCTCGTAAACGCCGGTGAGCGGGCTGGTCATGAGCCACTCCACCAGCGGTCGGGCGCGGCTGGGGTCAGCGGGGTTTGTCGGCGCGGAGAGCGCGGCGATCACCGGCCCCAGGACCACCAGCAGCACGAGCATCGCCATCATCCCCCAGCGCGAGAGGCGCGGGCGCACCATGTACGTCGCCAGCAGCCCGCCCATCAGCACCGCCCACCCCGCGATCAGCAGGTCCAGGCACAGCACCACGCGCCACGGCCAGCCCGCCATCCACGTGAACGCCTGCGGCCACAGCACCGCCTGCACCGGCCCCAGCAGCACGATGAGGTCCTGCACCACCGCGCGCACGCGGGTCCCTTCGCGGGGCAACTCCTGGGACAACCGCACCATCGGCCACAGCACGCACACGCCCGCGGCCGCGAGGGCGACCATCAGGCGCGCGGCGGGGCGGTAGACGTCGGCGCTCAGCAGCCCCAGGGCCCCCACTGCACCCACGGACACGACGGTCGCGCCGAAGAGGAACATGATCCACGCCGCAGCGAACGTGCGCGGCTCGCCGCGCCGGTGGGCCCAGCGGTCGCGCGGCGCATGGGTGTAATCAGGGTTTCCTTGCGACGCCGGGACTGAGCCGCCCTCATGCGACGCCGGGACTGAGCCGCTCTGGGCGAAGTCCCGGATTGGCGGCGACACCGGAGCAGGCTGAGGCTCACCCTCACGCGGCGGGTCTCCCCCACTCCCCGCCCCCTCCCCACTCACGGCTGAATCGCCGTCGCGGAGATATCAAACTGGAGGTTGGCCGCGTTCACGTAGATGAGCGGGTAGCCCGCGTCGATCCGCTTGTAGTCGTGCATGATCTGGGAAAGGTGCGCCAGCTTCTGGGGCGTGGACACCTCGCCGACCAGCGGCTTGGTCGGCCGCCCGCCCCACACGACGCGCGTGCCCTCGGGCGTGACCAGCGTCAGGCGGCCCTTGGCCGAGTACTCCGAGGCGTCAACGCCCGCGACCTGGTGGTACCACGCCTTCTCCTGCATCAGCTCGATCAGCTCGATGCTGGCGACGATGTCCTCCCCGGGCCACGCGGTGCCGTAGTCGGGCGTGCCGTCGGCGTACGCGGGGGGCGCCACGGCGGGGTTCATGACCACCCGGAAGTTGCGCTCAAGCCCCGCCTTCCGAACCGGCGGGAGCCGCTTGCCGTCCCACGAGACGAGGTAGTCATCCCCCTTGTAGCGCACGAACACGCCGGGGACGCGCCACTTGCCGGTGATGTTGACCTTGCCGCCCCGCCCGCGCGTCACGCTGGGCGTACCGTCGAACCAGCCGGAGGCCTTGAGCGCGTCGGCGACGCGCGCGAGCGGCTCGGGGCTGAAGGCCTCCTGACGCGTGTCGCCCAGGGCGTCGATCACGAGCTGCTCGATCTCCTCCTGGTTGGACTTGGGCAGCCATGTTGACGGCTTGCCATCGGGCGTCACCGCGTTCATGGGCCAGGCGATCTCGGGCTTCACGCCGTTGAGGCTCACGGTCTGCGCCGCCCGCTGCTCCAGCGGGCGCAGCCCCACCGCCACGGCGACGAACAGCCCGCCGATCAGGATGATGATGCTGAAGGAGCAGACGTACGTGATGAACTGCCGCCACTGAAACCCGGAGTTCGCGTCGTTCTTCGCCATAGTCGTCCCTGACGTGCCACCGAGATGTCTTCATCTCGGTGGCTGTTTGCCGGTCTAAACCGCGGCCTTCCGTGCCGCGGGATGCTGATGATCCCTGACCGCCAGCTCCACCAGTTTCGCCGCGAGGTCCGCGTAGGACAGGCCCGCGTGCTTGGCCGCCATCGGCATCAGCGAGTGGCCGGTGAAACCCGGCATGGTATTGACCTCCAGCAGCCACGGCGTGCCCTGTTTGTCGAGCAGGAAGTCGACGCGGGCGAGGTGGCGGGCGCCCAGGGCGTCCCACATCTGCTTGGCCGCGCCCTGGATCGCCTGCTTCACCCCTGCGGGCAGCTCAGGCTCAACCACGTACTTCGTGTCGTCGCTGGTGTACTTGGCCTCGAAGTCGTAGAACGCGACCTTGGGGATGATCTCGATGGGAGCGAGCACCTTGCCATCAAGCATGCCGACGGTGAGCTCGCGCCCGCCGAGCACGGCCCGCTCGATCATGTGCACCCGCCCGGGGTGCTCCCGCTGCTCGCTCATGACCCGCTCGCGCACGCCCGCCCACTCCCCCGGGGAGCGGACAAAGTGCACCCCCACGCTCGAGCCCTCGTGCACGGGCTTGACGACCACGGGCGCCTCGAACGGGCAGCCCTCGTCCGCCGCGTTAAATACCGCGGCCTCCTGCGTGCGGACGTCCACGCGCCACGCCGCGGCCTTGGTCGCCAGCTTGTCCATCGCGAGGCGTGCCGCCTGCGGGCGGCAGCCCACGTATGCCCGCCCGTCGCGCTCCAGCAGGTCCTGGAGACCGCCGCCCTCGCCCCAGCCGCCGTGGAGGACGGGGAAGATCACGTCGCCAGGCAGACCACTCAGCTCGGCCTGGGTGAGGCGGCCGATGACCTCGTAGCGCACGCGGTACGTGCCCAGACCCTTGAGCGCATCGGCCACGCCCTGCGAGCTCCACAAGCTCACCTGCCGCTCGGAATCGGGGCCGCCGCCTAGAACAAGAACATCCATACGTGCCACCGAGATGTCTTCATCTCGGTGCGTTCTCCTATTGATGTCTGGACCACACCACCACCTCAGGCTCGATCGTGACGCCGAACGCGTCGCGCACCCGAGCGACCATCTGCCCCATCAGCTCGATCACGTCACGGGCCTTCGCCCCCGCGTCGGTCACGACGAAGTTGCCGTGCCGCATCGAGACACTTGCCCCGCCCACGCGCATGCCTTTGCACCCGGCGCGGTCGATGAGCAGCCCGGCGGACACACGCCGGCCTTTCGCCCCCACCTCGCCGAGCTCCTTCACATCCTCGCCCAGCGTCGGGTTCTTGAAGCAGCAGCCCGCGGAGTTCTCCGCCATCGGCTGGCTGGTCTTCTTGTACGCCATGACATCCTTGAGCTTCGTCCGCAGGGCCGCGGCGTCGCCGGGCGGCAGCATGAGCTCGGCCCCGGTAATGATCAGCCCCTGCAACCCCGAGTGGCGATACGTGAAGCGGACGTCGCGCCCGTTCTCCAGCACCCGCTCGCGCCCGACGCGGTCCACGGCGAACACCCGCACGATCGATGGCCCGATCTCCCCGAACGCCCCGCCCGCATTCATCATCACGGCCCCGCCCACGGTCGCCGGGATCCCGCCAAGGCCCTCGAGCCCCGACAAACCCTGCCGCACCGACTCGGTCACCAGCTTGGCCAGATCCGCGCCCGCCCCCGCGTACACGCGCCCGGTCTTCACATCCATCTCGATCTTCGTGAACCCGGTCGCAGCGAGCTCAACCACCAGTTCCGACACGCCATCGTCATCAACCAGCAGGTTGGCCCCATCGCCGAGCACCCGCAGACGCGGATCAATCTCCACGCACCGCCGCAGTTCCTCCACCGAACGCGGCACACAGAACCGCTCCGCGCCACCGCCGATCCCAAACCACGTCGGAATGGGGGCGTTCGCCTGGATCACCGGTTCAGTCGCGACTGCGGTCATCTCAATCCTTCATACCAAACACGGAGGCACGGAGAGCACGGAGAGGATGGTGGGACGAAAAAAACAGGTCCAGCTTCAACATCCTCCCGTCATCTTCTCCCTTCCCATCCCAACTCTGCCTTCCTTCTCCGTGTACTCCGTGCCTCCGTGTTTAGTTTTCTGCCTCACGCCTTCAGGAACCCCCGCGCCACCTGCCACACCGGCCCCGCCCCCATCACCACCAGCAGGTCGCCGCCGCGGCAGACATTCTCGAGCTGCTCGACGATCGCCTCGAAGGGGTACAGGTGCATCGCCCGCACGCCCTTGCTGCGAAGGCGGTCAACGAGGTCGCCGGCCGTGACCTTCTGCTTCTCCTCCTGGCTGTCGCGCACGAAGTAGATCTGCGGCACGATGACCACATCCGCCTGCGAGAAGCTGCTGGCGAACTCCTCCATCAGGTGTCGCGTGCGGCTGTGCTGGTGTGGCTGGAAGACGCACACGAGTCGCCCGCCGCGGTCCTGCGGGCGCTCGCTCTCGCGCAGAGCCCGCAGCGTGCAGTCGATCTCGGTGGGGTGGTGGCCGTAGTCGTCGTACACGCGGACGACGCCGCCGCTGGGCATGGGCCGCTCGCCCAGGAACTGCATCCGCCGATCGATCCCGCGGAACGCGCCCAGGCTCTTCGCGAGCGTCGCGGCGTCACCGCCCAGCCACGATCCGAGCACGAAGGCGGTGGCCGCGTTCACGGCGTTGTGCGCCCCGGGAAGCAGGTTCGTCCACGTAGCCACGACCTCGCGCTCGTGCGACACCGTCACCTTCCGCGTCCCGGGGTCGTAGCTCACGACCCAGTTCGCCTCGGGCGAGAAGCCGATGGTCTCGACCTCGCAGTCCAAGCCGGCGGTCACCTCGCGCCGGTGGGCGCCGTCATGAGCGATCAGCAGCCTGCCGCCCGCGCTCTTCGCCGGCACCAGCTTCGCGAAGTCGCGGAAGGCCTCCACCACCGCGTCGAGCGAGCCGTAGATGTCCAGGTGATCAGCCTCCACCGACGAGATGCTCGCGATCGTCGGGCGGAAGTTGTGGAACGAACGGTTGAACTCGCACGCCTCAGCCACCAGGATGCCCGGCTTCCCCGCCATGCCCCCACGCGGGATCGCGTTCGCGCCCAGCCGGAACCCGGTGGGCTGCCCGATGTCCGCCAGCGCCCCCGTCGAGAGCTGCGCACTCGTCGCCCCCACGATCACCGTCGGGTCCAGCCCCGCGTCCGTCGCGGCACAGCCCAGCATGGCAGTGGTCGTGCTCTTGCCGTGCGTCCCGGCAATGGCCACCCCCGTCCGCCCCACCATCGAGCGGCCCAACGCCTCCGCGTACAGGTACACCGGCACGCCGCGCCGCTGCGCCTCCAGCAGCTGCGGGTGGTCGGGCCGCACGGCCGCGGTCGCCACCAGCACGTCGCACTGCTCGGGGATCCACGCCCGGCTCTGGTCAAACCCGACCGCCACACCCTCGGCCACCAGCGCGTCGGTCGTCTCGCTCTGTTCCTTGTCGCTCCCGCTCACCGCCGCGCCGCGGCTACGCATCATCCGGGCCAGCCCGGACATCCCGCACCCGCCGATGCCCACGAGGTACACCGACCGCCCCTCAAGGGCGGAAAACACCTCGGACTCGCTCGCTTGCACGCCGGAATGGACGGGGGAGTTGGGAGTGGGG is part of the Phycisphaerales bacterium genome and harbors:
- a CDS encoding GreA/GreB family elongation factor, which gives rise to MELVTKAEREQIEARLAALVNNRAVLSTRIAEARALGDLKENGDYHAAREQQGIEESEIRRLQERLSNMSVIDEKMAKAVEGVVFIGSTVRLQEMTDESTPKGKKETIKLVGDFSGTENDEYDEVTATSPMGEALLKTRVGDIVRYNAPRGVKMYKVVEIL
- a CDS encoding D-alanine--D-alanine ligase; this translates as MDVLVLGGGPDSERQVSLWSSQGVADALKGLGTYRVRYEVIGRLTQAELSGLPGDVIFPVLHGGWGEGGGLQDLLERDGRAYVGCRPQAARLAMDKLATKAAAWRVDVRTQEAAVFNAADEGCPFEAPVVVKPVHEGSSVGVHFVRSPGEWAGVRERVMSEQREHPGRVHMIERAVLGGRELTVGMLDGKVLAPIEIIPKVAFYDFEAKYTSDDTKYVVEPELPAGVKQAIQGAAKQMWDALGARHLARVDFLLDKQGTPWLLEVNTMPGFTGHSLMPMAAKHAGLSYADLAAKLVELAVRDHQHPAARKAAV
- the murB gene encoding UDP-N-acetylmuramate dehydrogenase: MTAVATEPVIQANAPIPTWFGIGGGAERFCVPRSVEELRRCVEIDPRLRVLGDGANLLVDDDGVSELVVELAATGFTKIEMDVKTGRVYAGAGADLAKLVTESVRQGLSGLEGLGGIPATVGGAVMMNAGGAFGEIGPSIVRVFAVDRVGRERVLENGRDVRFTYRHSGLQGLIITGAELMLPPGDAAALRTKLKDVMAYKKTSQPMAENSAGCCFKNPTLGEDVKELGEVGAKGRRVSAGLLIDRAGCKGMRVGGASVSMRHGNFVVTDAGAKARDVIELMGQMVARVRDAFGVTIEPEVVVWSRHQ
- the murC gene encoding UDP-N-acetylmuramate--L-alanine ligase; translated protein: MSPTPNSPVHSGVQASESEVFSALEGRSVYLVGIGGCGMSGLARMMRSRGAAVSGSDKEQSETTDALVAEGVAVGFDQSRAWIPEQCDVLVATAAVRPDHPQLLEAQRRGVPVYLYAEALGRSMVGRTGVAIAGTHGKSTTTAMLGCAATDAGLDPTVIVGATSAQLSTGALADIGQPTGFRLGANAIPRGGMAGKPGILVAEACEFNRSFHNFRPTIASISSVEADHLDIYGSLDAVVEAFRDFAKLVPAKSAGGRLLIAHDGAHRREVTAGLDCEVETIGFSPEANWVVSYDPGTRKVTVSHEREVVATWTNLLPGAHNAVNAATAFVLGSWLGGDAATLAKSLGAFRGIDRRMQFLGERPMPSGGVVRVYDDYGHHPTEIDCTLRALRESERPQDRGGRLVCVFQPHQHSRTRHLMEEFASSFSQADVVIVPQIYFVRDSQEEKQKVTAGDLVDRLRSKGVRAMHLYPFEAIVEQLENVCRGGDLLVVMGAGPVWQVARGFLKA